A region of the Peromyscus leucopus breed LL Stock chromosome X, UCI_PerLeu_2.1, whole genome shotgun sequence genome:
AGGtaggggcaggaagatcaggagttcaaggtcagcctctgcTATATATAGCAAGCTTGAAGCCAGCTTGaactccatgagaccctgtctcaaagcaaaaggTTCATGAGCTGCCCATGGTGGTAACaattgcctataatcccagcattcaggagagtaAAGCGGGAGGATCAGCCTGGCTCACATAATCCAGCATGGATTACATaataagaccatgtctcagaaaccAGTTTATGGCTTCCAACCAATCAGAGTGGGCATAGGGTGAAAGAGAAAGCCATagccagagaaaataaaaatggattctCTGTTATCCCTTGGGATTGGGTGGAATCTCCAATGTTTTCTAAAGCTGGGCTAGTCCATCAGCACAGTGAGAAGGGAGACAACAGTCCACCATGAGTCTGCCTGCCTTGCCTGCCTTTCCTCGCACAATCTCCACACCGTGATTTATCTTCCTGAACAAATTAGACTTAATTTCAGAGCAAATCATCAGCAACAGGTATAATAATCTTGGCAGAACACTGATTTGAATTAATTGCTTTCTGCCTAATGTAGATAGAGGGATGCTGATGCCATTTACCCTATAAGGATAGTACTGTCAtgtaattcatttttctttccttagaaCTTAGTCTCATCAGTTTTAAATTCCAGAGACATTGGTTTACTTCGTATTTAATCATAACAGTCTATTCCATGGCAAAGTTTATGTCAGatacttaggaaagaaaaatggattcTGAGAACTAAGGTTCTCAGTAGGAGAGACTTTTGCTTCTGTCCACAGGTCCTGCCAGGCAGCCTGAGGGTCAGAGTGGGAACTGTGTGGGAGCGGGGCAGCTGAATGACTCTCATCCCCAGAAACCTGGCGAGGGGTAAGCATGGAGAACACCTGTGTGGTTTTAGGATAGTGTGGACTTTCTCTCCATGAAGCTATCAACTTCACTCTTGCTTAACTCCGATGAAAGGCAAAAAGGAAACTAGCTCCTTCTCTGAATGGAAAGTTAACATATAACGTCAAGAACATCTGGCAGTAAgtgatagaaaacaaaataaatactgtCCCTTTTCAAAGCTGCCAGGCTCAGTGTCGTCTAGAAATGAGCTGATGATTGTTTCCAAAGATGCAGAATCAGCTACAACTAAACTAAGGAGGGTTTCTGGGAGGTCTCTGCTACATAATacaaacatgaaattaaaatttctaatacacgtgttttagaaaacaaaactgtaaccATAATTCCTCACCTTAGAAAGCCCTTTATCTTCTAACCAATTGCTTGCTCATCTTTTAAAATGCTACAGGAAAATTGAAACCTTTCCTACATAGTCAAGTGTGAATTTATCATGTATGTTACACAGGTTCAATAACAAGAATGGAATTAAAATACCTTCCTTACATTGGTACAAAGTCTCAGGAGGCAATGAGAAAAAGCAAATGCAGAAAACAGTATGAACCCTTCAGATAATAAAACAGCCAGTTCTGGTGAAATAACAGCCTGCTTAATTaggttttgaaaatataaatttggaATTGCAATGACACAGATTTTGAATCATTAACTTTATTTGTCACTCTATATAGATATTGGTCCATTTCCATATGAACAGTAGCAATCATCCACTTCCACTTAATAATCTACAGAATGAAGCTGTAGCATACACAAACCAGAGTAACTTCACAGGGGGAAAAGttagggaaataaaaatattttatattcatgctTCAAGATATCCCCCACAGATTTGTTTTTGTATATCTAATTACAAGCATCCATACTCCACAAAGCTATATTCTTCTGAAATCAAcatagtatttttaatatttttaatatctctACTAAACCACATGGATCACGAAACTTGCAGAAGAGATTAAAAACAGCTAGCCTGCCAATCACACACACTTCCAAAACTAAGCGATTGTATAAGCATATCCAGTATTTTTGGGCTACTCGTAGTTAAAATCTTCTCTCCTGTCTCAGAGATATTTACATCAGATTAAGACATTTACAAATGGTTCATAGTGAATAACAGCTCAACTAGGATTTAGCTATCCTGTGCAAGGAACTCAAGCATTTAAAAGCTTCTCTAAGAAACCCAGTGCATTCTCCAACATGAATAACACAACTATTCTAAGTGGTTTACATTTCTTTCAGTGCATATTTCCAAATGTATTAAATGGAATGAAATTACAATATTAAATGGCTATGTCAACAATATTTGAGCATATTATGGAATCTATATTACAATTCATTTTGAGTCAACACTATAAATCACTCTAAAGAAACCACAGGCACTcacaaaatacagaacaaaaatctatgttttctttaaaataaatttaaggtaTACTGTTTACTTTAAACCACACTAAAGATATACTTTAACAGAACAACCAATACCAAACCTGCTGTCTAAGGCTAGCACAAGGAAAACTCAATCCATTCGAATCTTCTGGTTTGTCATCCTATAAATGATGCTATCATATCCAGGATCCATATTCCAAATGTTGTAAGAGACGATAATCACAGCCAAGGCCAAGCCGATCATAATCCACAGGACCATGTTGAAAACCACTGAATACTCCAAATTATACTTATATGCAAGGTTATAGGGAATTTCAGTAATCtacaatgaagaaaggaaaaaatatcaaGAGGAAAGAACTTTCGGATTAGAAGAATTATTCTCATTTAATGTCTATGACTTGCTGTCTAACAGACACTTAGGAATTCCTAAGTGGAGTAAAAGCGACCTATCTCGCCTTGGAGGAGGCAAGAATGGGTCACTTCCTGGAGAAGACACTGGCATGGCTGCTCACAGAAGAAAGTCCAACTTCGTGAGAAGATTCAGTGGTAAGCAATGCAAGCGAAGGTTTGCAGCTCCTGTGATCCAGTAAGCCCAGCCTCCAACAAAAACTTCTCTGTTTGTACCAAGAGACACGGAGAAGAGTATCTTCAACAGAATGGACAACTGTGGCATGTTCAGACAACAGGACACAgagcagtaaaatgactcctcTCCATATTTGAAAAATCGCACTGAGCACAGAACACCCAAACATGCATGTAGTGTGGTTCCATTCGGACAGAATTCAAACCTGGGTAAATTGAAGCACTGTTTAAGACTAactaggctgggcatggtagagcacacctttgatcccagcactcaggagacagaagtagcaggatctctatgagttcgaggccagcctggtctacaatagtaagttccaggctaaccaggactacatagagagaccctgccacaaacaaacaaataaacaacataaataaatatatatacagtcaAACTATAAAGGAAGGGAGTCACATAAATACTGAGGATAGCAGGGTTTGGGGGTGGCGCAGTggtacaggcttgcctacaatgCCTGAAGGTctgattccattcccagcatcatttaaaaataggGAAGGGGTCAAACTCAAGAGCAAAATacaggagagggcagagggatAAGATAAGAGGACCTGCCAAAAACAAGCATTCTCTCAAACGATATAGTATTAATATTTACCCTTTAATTATATTAAAGGGTACCTACTTAAGAAACGTAGGTGTGGTCAACTTAAACTGAAAAACACATGATGTTTCAACTGTATTGTCCATGTTGAAGTGGTATGCATGCCAGGCCTTGGGGGATGAAGATCAATTCCTTGTCTACACTGTCTGAAAAGCTGAATTTATTCTGGGAAAGGCATCATTTGGGGCACATCATTCACTCTGGCTAGAAAATTTCAAAAGCAGGACAATGGCTGGAGATGAAGCTGGAACTAGGAAGCTATGGAGGACCTGGACTTGAATCTTTAAGCAATGAGACACCACTGACCGATTTCAGGCAGAAGTAACTGACAAAATCAGATTTGCCTTATAAATAACGTTAACTTAGCCTGGTgtcgtggtggtggtgcacgcttttaattccagcacttgggaggcagaggcaggcggatctctgtgagttcgaggccagcctggtctacattagggagctccaggccagccagggctacacagagagaccctgactcaaagcaaaaacaaagacaacgGATGACAGTGCAGAGGATGAGGTGGGTAGGGccagctggaagcagagccaagcGGGGAGACACGACGAAGGCGGGGTGTCTGGCAGTGTTCCCACGGCTCCCACCCCTGGTGTGCCGTGCAGACTCAGCAGACAGGCCTTTaagctgctctgctgctgctgctgctgctgctgctgctttgatttttctttttctgtgctaAGGAACCCATCTAGAGCCTGTGGACACTTGGCAAGTGTTCCATACAACCAAAGTCTTTTTTGTTGAGATGGTTGACTTGCTCtccagccctagctggcctggattTTACAAcccccctgcttccacctccagaaTTCGGGGGCTACAGTTGTGTACCCTCCTCATGCCTGGCTTAGTTCCTTAAACTCTTGCCACTGCTTAAAGTAACAGAAGACAGATTTCACCTGGAGAGAGGAGATGATGGGCTCACAGATACGTGCATTTTCCTGCAGGGAGCTCAAAGTTGACCCAAAGGATTTTACACTGTCAAGCACCTATTTTTTGGATTTATGTACATTTACTAAATCAGTTCCTTTTCACACCCACTTTGAGTGTATATGTATTGCATAGAAGTGTGCAATCCTCACTACAGCCTAATCTGAAACCATCACACACTCAGAAAATCCCGACTCACCCGGGGCCTCTTGTCCTCTGTGTAGTTGGAGACACAGTATACAGTTAAGGGTACTGGGACTGCAGGAGAGTGATGGGCCCTGAGAGCAGGTGCCCAACCAAACTGAAATGATATTCCAAGGAATGGTTTATACCCCAAATAATGCACTCCTGTTAATCAGATCTAAGTGTTATTTTATGGGTTATACCCATGTTATTTGATGCTCTTGGGGTCTAATTTTGATGTTTGTTGCTTAAGCTATACTGAACTCCATGGTTGGTTAGTCTTCCCCATGTTTTATACTCAAACAGTCTTAAACAGATACCCTTCCATCTCAGCTCAATCTGGAAGGCAACAATCTCCAGGCAGGCACCTCTGGACTGTCTGAAATTGGTACTGGCTATATACCGCTTTTTCATTGCAACTCCCACACTGCTCCTTAAGACTGAGCACGGGGGACCCTGTAAATGGGTCCAAAGGGGACCGTGTAGAAAGGCTGGGCATCTGATGGCAAGTGGTGGAGGAGCTAACCAGCCTCACTTTTCTTAGACAAAGTCTCATGGAGCCCTGCCCAGGTTAGCTCGCGACCTACTCTGTAGCCGAAGGTGGTTCTGAAGtccttgaccctcctgcctctacctcccaagcgctgagattacaggtgtgaattGCCATGCCAGGCTAGTAACATTCTTAGCTGTGTGCTGCGATGGAGCCCTGCATCGATCTCTCACCACTGTCTAGTGTGCTGAGGCTTTGTGTGGGTGTGAGACCATgaagcagacacacacattttACCATGGCCATCCAGCTTCTCTCCGACCCTCTATGTTagcggttctcacccttcctgatgctgcgaccctttaatacagttccccatgctgtgctgaccccaaccctaaaattattttcattgctacctcctaactgttatgaattgtaatgtaaatatcttgtattttctgatggtcttaggtagccggtgaaagggtcattcaacccccaaaggggttgtgactcaGGTTGAGAACCGCCTGCTGCTCTGTGTACTTTTAGTCGAAGCAAGAAAGCAAGATCCATACTGAACTACTGATAAGCGAAATCAAAATTATAAAGAGGTGTATGCAAAGGGTCCCAGAAAAACGAGGAACTGGGTCACAAGAATAATGTCTCTCTAGAAAAGCAGACTCCatagcagagagagcagagagaggcacaCTACTCCCTTGCATCAACTTCTGATGGCTCCTGAACATTAATAATCTTGCCAGCAGCGACAGGCTTCCTTTCACTCCCTGCTCAAGAATTTATATTTGACCTGACGGCAAGCCCAGGGAACCTAGAATCACCAGCAGAAGCACAAACCTAGCTGACCGGGAAAGAAAGCTAAGTCTTCCCTGAAATTCTTTCTGGTTTACTAACTACTCATTCATGTCACCTATAGCAACACAGAATTTGATCCTTTGtttttcagttgttttgtttttttctgcaggGAGGTTATCGAGGCAGGACTGACCTCAAGCTCATTATGCagtcaaggatgatcttgaactccagagcctcttgtctctacctcccaagtgctaggattacaggcctacaCAGCCACCCTCGGCTCCAGGATTTCTaactttttaattacattttatttattttgtgtttgcgTGTTTGtaagtgtgtgggtgtggaggtcagaggtcaacttccaAGAGTCCCTTTGTCTCTTTCTATCACGTGGGTTCTGAGACTTAAACCCactcactgagcaatcttgccagtAGCCCAgggttttattctttttgttttgtttttctttgtgtagccctggctgtcctggaactcactctgtagaccaggccggccttgaactcacagagatccgcctgtctctgtctcccgagtgctgggattaaaggcgtgcaccgccgccgctgGCACAGGGTTTTATTCTTTAAAGTAAGTTAGTCTCACAGTTTTAAAACAGGATCTAAAAACATACTCACCTCTTCTTCTACTTCAAGGATGGTCCTTGACTTCCTCACAAGGGAAGTGTCAAATGATTTGACAGTCACTAACTCGACCACTGCATTCCCACCATAGAGACTGTACATGTCATCTGCAAACTGAAAGTCAGTTATTGACATTATGATAAACGGCAACATACACacattttgtttacatttgtattttgggttaagaaatattttataaaattgttcCTTGGTACCCACTGGGGACTGGTTCTAGAACTTCTACAGACTATAAACTCTATACTCCTATATGAAATGGCATAGTATTTCCTATGCTTAGAAATTATTGAAATGCTATGTGGATAGTTGTTATATTATTGATTAGGGACTAATGACAAGAATTATGAATATAAATCTCATATACAAAGGattgtttcaaaatatatatacattgtgAAATGGATAAATTAGCCAGTTAACATATACACTACCTCACATACCGATCATTTCTGTGACTGGtcaaatatatatttgttaaaatgATTTGTAGCTTTACAAATAATTGCATCGTATGTAATATtaatacctatttacaaacatgTATAAGCTTTAATGTACAGTGTCTAAAACAGGAGAGCCTTACTGGTTTGCTTATGTTAAAATAGTCAGTAAAGAGTTAAGCTTTAATAtacattcaaatatttaaatcaaattgGAGACTGAACTTGCTGGCATGTAGATTTGGgaatgaaagcagaaagggaaatGAAGGACTCTGTCCAAGTGGTCTTTGGTTAATCATGGACAACTTCATTAGCTCATAGTGCTTCATGGACATTTCAGACGGGGATGATGAAAACCTTCTAGGGATGGACAGTGATGACGGTCTTGCATAAGTGTGAATACACTCACCACCACTGAGATAGACTGAAGAGAGGTTAAAATGCTACGATTTAGGTCACGTATATTGTCACAATCCACAAACACACAACTGCCACCACTAGCACTGGAAAGAgatcacacttacacacacacacacacacacacacacacacacacacacacacacacgcttttgtttttttgttttgtttttactaaggATTGGTTGATTttgatcttttgagacagggtcttaccttGAAGTCCAGGGAGGCCCCAACCTTGTGATTGCCCTGCCTTTATCtacaagagctgggattatagacatgctaCCGCACCTTCTCCCTATACCTCTGATCCTACACCATTCTTCTGTTGTGATGGTGATGTTGGGACTTGAACTTAAGGCCTcatgcacgctaggcaagcactctaaccatAAGCTATATTCTCAACCTGACCCCTACACTATTTTTATACATAATAATTAGAGGACCTTCAAAACAAGTCAAGTAAGACTTGAGCTGGACTGAGGGTGTGGCTTGGCGGTAGACCACTTGCTTgattagcatgtgtgagacccagAGTTCTACcctcacacagagaaaaaagaaacgaCTTCAATCAACAGCATTCCACAAAAGATTTTTCCATGAAGAGACTAAAATGGTCACACGCCAACCTCTCTTATACCGGTAACATTGGTATTTACCTTTTGGAGAGCATCCACAAGGATCCTAGAAGCATCCCTGAATTGTTCAGAGTCTTCCCCATAGCGCTTCCCAAGTTCATCCAAACCCGCCAGCTCCAGTGAATACAAGTCGGGAGAATGATCCTTGGCTAGATGCTTATGACGAGACAACTTAGAACAAAAGATAACGAAATGAGATGCTAAACACAACCAAGTGAGGTTATACACTAGACTAAAGAAGACAGCCACAGAACCATCACAGTGCACTGCACCACAAATCCAGTTTAACCCGGCAGCGAGAACTCCCGGAAACGGGTTTCTGATCAATCCAGTACAAATCTCgttgcttaattttaaaaacttagacatgatcccagcgctcgggagtcACAGGAAAaccaaaaagggaaaacaaacaaacaaacaaaacttggaTAGGAGACAAGGCACGAAGCAGTAACTGGTTGGACTGATATAATGCCAGGAATGGTTGAACAGTCTTCTTCCTGCATACCCTCCCAGACCTCACTGGCCTCTGGCACCAAGCTTTCTAACTTCTTGAAGAAGCCCCGATAAAAAAGGCTTGGGAAACAACTTCACAAGCTAGCAGGCAACTAAGAAGATCCATTTCAGTCATGAGGATGATTttaaagagcgagatccaggaaaggcgcaaagctacacagagaaaccctgtctcaaaaaaatatatataaaaaaatttaaaaaatgaaaataaaaagcattcaCCAAAAGGTAACttgtagatagattttttttttccttttctacttgGTTGATGCTATTAATCCCCCTAACTGTTGTTCCTATTTTGGATCCATAGCTACAGACATGGGAATCAATGTCAGTGTCTGACAAGGAGTAGATGGCCAAACTGCAGCTAGAGCAGGAGAGTTTCATTCCCAGGACTGCGTTCTTCGAGGATTTACGGCCGCTCCTGAAGGCAGAAATGCCAGAGCAATGACCACTACCACGGGACAGAACTCAGCATTCCCCCACCACTGTTTCCTGTTCTCATGGGGTCGTAAATCTGGGGCAGGCTTAAACTTTTCAAATGGCTTCCTTTCCATGGAAAGATTTTCTCAGAACTGAACCAGACAGAACTCGAAAGCTCGAGCAGTCTACTTACCAAACTCGAAATGTCACGGAGCACTTGCAGTTCAGAAAGAAAGAGCAGGTCAGCCTTCAGAGACCAAGACACACATTAGAGAGCTGGACCGTCGTTTAGCCAGGAGAGTACAACACAGTACGAGCACCAATCGAGTCGGTTTTGATAAGTTCCCTCCCCTTGGTAGATTTACTGTAATTGAAACCTGAggcggctcagtggtagagaattgCTTAGTATGTGCAGGGCCCTGGGCTCAAGGCCAGCACCAGGAAAAGCTGCACCTAAAACATTCTTTGCTAACTAACAGACAGGTGATGGCCGCTCCCTAGTACAGTGACGGCCACTTAACAGCTCTACTTCTGATGGAACCGAGCCTGAGCATGGACACTGCTGTAGTTTGCCTCAGGGGACCGAGGGATCCTAGACTATCTTAAGTCCTACAAGTGGACCAGCTTACTTCTTGCCGTGAACACTTTCCAAAGCGGAGAATCGAGAATGGTGGTTCCTAGCCACCCATAACAACTATAAAGGACAAGAGCCAAAAGTAGGGATGGCTGtcaggcgtggtggtacatgccctcCCTTTTAACCTCAGGACCCAagaaagagaggcaggcagagctctgggagtttgaggtcaggtcATCTACacggtaagttccaggccagccagggctacatagtgagtctgtatctcaaaaaataaataaataaaaggaagaaagaaaaaaaggaaggaaggaaggaaggaaggaaggaaggaaggaaggaaggaaggaaggaaggaaggaaggaaggaagaatgtctCTCTCTACTGCAATATCCTGAAAAATGGGACTCCATATTAGCAACGGCTATGAATAATGGCATCAGGTCACCAGGTCTACACAGCTCAACCAGCCACCAAGAAGACTGGATTGTGGCTTGTCTGGATTAACTGGGAACACTGGTATGAGAATGCAAAAGTATTtacatgccaggtggtggtggtgcacacctttaattccagcacttagggaggtagaggcaggtagatctctgtgagttcaaggccagcctggtctacagagtgagctctaggacagccagggctacacaaagaaaccgtatcttgaaaaaccaacccccGACCCCTGCAAAAAAAAAGTGCAAGCCAGAGGAAGGTGTTTATTCATGAACACTATgccaagggaaggaagaatgCACTCCAGCAGTAACTGCGCCCAAGTTTTCATGTTCTACACCTTTCAGTCTTGCTAAAGTTTCGAGTAGCATGTAGAATGGGAATTTAACAATGGCATTCAGTTATGCTCTCAACAACTCAACTACTTACTTCGTTATTCCTACTCAGAGAATTGAGGGGAAGAGAGGTGAGGACGGAGTTTTCTTGAAACAGGCGATTACGTAACTGCCGTAATGTGACTGAAAGGTCTTCAAAAACGGAGTTTGCTTTCCCCACCATATACACTCTCTACAAGAAGAATCCAGAACTCTGGTTAACTGCCTGCTGTGGATTCATTTCCACATATAGACTTTGTATAGCTTTCTTCATATAACTACTTTAAAACTCTCATTAAATAACACttctttatatctttatttctaagtgaaataaaaacTCTGTCACTTACTTCCTCACTGGGAGCCAACTGCAAAACTACAGGAGTTTCTTCCGAAAATAAGGAGTGAATGGAATTTGCAACCCCGTCAA
Encoded here:
- the Atp6ap2 gene encoding renin receptor → MALFVALLSLLVTGVLGNEFSILRSPGSVVFRNGNWPIPGDRIPDVAALSMGFSVKEDLSWPGLAVGNLFHRPRATVLVMVKGVDKLALPAGGVISYPLENAVPFTLDGVANSIHSLFSEETPVVLQLAPSEERVYMVGKANSVFEDLSVTLRQLRNRLFQENSVLTSLPLNSLSRNNEADLLFLSELQVLRDISSLLSRHKHLAKDHSPDLYSLELAGLDELGKRYGEDSEQFRDASRILVDALQKFADDMYSLYGGNAVVELVTVKSFDTSLVRKSRTILEVEEEITEIPYNLAYKYNLEYSVVFNMVLWIMIGLALAVIIVSYNIWNMDPGYDSIIYRMTNQKIRMD